The bacterium sequence GAAATCCCACACCGTGGATGGCAAAAACCGTCTCTATTACCACTGATCCTCCCAACATGAATCCGAATTGTACAGATGCCAGCGAAACCACCGGGATTATGGCATTTCTTATCCCATGTTTGAAAAGCACGCTGCGGGTCTTGAGGCCTTTGGCCCTTGCCGTGCGGATATAGTCTGAGGCCAGCACATCCAGCATTCCAGCTCGGGTTAGCCTCATGATGGCAGGGGTAGCGTAATAACCTAAGGCCACAGCAGGCAGAACCATGTGAGCGAAGGTGTCGCTGCCTGAGATGGGGAACCATCTCAGGCTCACCCCGAAAAGAATCATCAACACGAGTCCGAACCAAAAGGAAGGCATGGCCTGCCCGAAAACTGCAATGGTCAGAGCCAGCCTGTCCAGCCAACTGTTGGGCTTAAT is a genomic window containing:
- a CDS encoding ABC transporter permease; translation: IGSTGFDSCFQVPINQSHPQIRVWSLKKEVREILSDRIWVTLALGGMALCFAVVVAIPLGVAAAIKPNSWLDRLALTIAVFGQAMPSFWFGLVLMILFGVSLRWFPISGSDTFAHMVLPAVALGYYATPAIMRLTRAGMLDVLASDYIRTARAKGLKTRSVLFKHGIRNAIIPVVSLASVQFGFMLGGSVVIETVFAIHGVGFLAWESIRRSDLPVVQAIVLMLSMIYVLLTLLSDVLNAALDPRIRVH